Proteins encoded by one window of Maniola hyperantus chromosome 10, iAphHyp1.2, whole genome shotgun sequence:
- the LOC117986117 gene encoding facilitated trehalose transporter Tret1-like, with the protein MEQSSEENKYISVCKNPEQSSWLPLLRQMFVCSGVTSYFFIYGLFFGAPTVYVPQIRKEANSTEAISMDTMTWLFSISSYGSLPWAIICPIIAERYGRKVPYIILWVNTMASVLLFYFSKTVTELFISGFLQGMLQTIQIGVSIMVLTEYVSPKYRGMFITFKSATFYWGIWISNAIGTFFHWKNIGILIFICCIYNFSILFWPESPYWLASKGRFEECAKCHRWLKGKDKDAEEELKKLIQSSKENLKRKQELRQENQRNSIIKIIYIIKAKRFYKPLLLSILTICLYHFSGKLACTGYVIEIIKKITRSESTAYEGMLVLDGITVLGMYAGVYLTKFFKRRPLLLISTCIGISFLFVLSLYLYLLHLEIISENKYLTLFFLMGFSVAISCGPMILSMCFSSELTPLKGRSIFISIFTLATCTIMGSILKISPYIFKYFASHGAFLFYAIMSSIFIYILYNVLPETKDKTIQEIERYFADDESVVKEEEELMNPEEDGK; encoded by the exons ATGTTTGTATGCAGCGGAGTGACatcatattttttcatttatggCTTATTTTTTGGAGCCCCGACAGTGTATGTACCTCAAATAAGAAAAGAGGCTAACTCAACGGAAGCTATTAGTATGGACACGATGACTTGGTTGT TCTCAATCTCCAGCTATGGATCTCTACCCTGGGCGATTATATGTCCTATAATTGCAGAACGGTATGGGAGAAAAGTACCATACATCATTTTATGGGTAAATACGATGGCTAGTGTTTTGTTGTTTTACTTCAGTAAAACTGTGACTGAACTCTTTATAAGCGGTTTTCTACAAGGGATGCTTCAAACAATTCAGATCGGAGTGTCTATTATGGTTCTTACTGAATATGTGTCACCCAAGTATAGAGGAATGTTTATTACATTTAAATCAGCAACATTTTACTGGGGCATCTGGATCTCTAATGCTATTGGAACCTTTTTCCATTGGAAAAATATTGGTATATTGATTTTTATATGCTGcatctataattttagtatattaTTTTGGCCCGAATCCCCTTATTGGTTGGCATCTAAGGGACGCTTTGAAGAATGTGCAAAATGTCATCGCTGGTTGAAAGGAAAAGACAAGGATGCTGAAGAAGAACTTAAGAAACTTATACAATCgtcaaaagaaaatttaaaacgtAAACAAGAACTTCGACAGGAAAATCAGAGGAATagcataattaaaataatttacattatcaAAGCCAAACGATTCTATAAACCACTGCTACTTTCTATACTCACAATATGCCTTTACCATTTTTCGGGAAAATTAGCCTGTACCGGATATGTcattgaaattattaaaaaaataactagaaGTGAATCAACAGCTTACGAAGGTATGCTAGTATTAGATGGAATTACTGTTCTAGGGATGTATGCAGGAGTTTATCTAACAAAGTTTTTTAAACGGAGGCCACTGTTATTAATTTCAACATGTATTGGaatatcatttttatttgttttgtcgttgtatttatatttattacatttggAAATCATATctgaaaacaaatatttaacatTATTCTTTTTGATGGGCTTTTCAGTGGCAATTAGTTGTGGTCCTATGATATTGTCTATGTGTTTCTCTAGTGAACTAACTCCATTAAAGGGTAGAAgtatatttattagtatttttacaCTGGCAACTTGTACCATCATGGgttcaattttgaaaatttctccgtatatttttaaatattttgcttCACATGGAGCATTTTTATTCTACGCTATTATGTcgtcaatatttatttatatcctttaCAATGTATTACCTGAAACGAAAGACAAAACAATTCAAGAGATCGAAAGATATTTTGCTGACGACGAGAGTGTagtaaaagaagaagaagaattgaTGAATCCAGAAGAAGAtggaaaataa
- the LOC138402934 gene encoding uncharacterized protein: MEQLRETHESTRTNVKMSSWKPLLRQMFVCSGVTLNFFINGLFFGAPTVSVPQIRKQANSTEAISMEQASWWLSMSSYGSLPWALILPIIAEKYGRKVPYIIVCIDTLVCVSLFYFSTSVTELLICGFLQGMLNAVQLTAGIMVLTEYVSPKYRGIFLTFKGATFFWGIWVSNAIGTFYHWKNIAILIFICCLYNVSSLFWPESPVWLATKGRFEECAKCHRWLKGDDTDSEEELKYLIYSQKENLRRIQERQLDKQNNKCCNKINKFYSSVIAKRFYKPLLCSLLTILLYHFSGKLACTGYIIDIIKTFTVNESRAYEGMLVLDGFTVLGMYVGVFLNTFLKRRTLLLGSASIGVMFQLILSTYLYLVHLNIISENKYFTLFILVGFSLAISCGPMLLCKCLASELTPLKCRSLFLTFYALLNCSVMGVVLKMFPYIFKHFDSHGVFLFYALISSIVIYILYKVLPETKDKTILEVEKYFSDDENVVKEEEKLMKAEETCLK; the protein is encoded by the exons ATGGAACAATTACGCGAAACCCATGAATCTACTCGTACCAATGTCAAGATGTCTTCATGGAAACCACTACTAAGACAG ATGTTTGTATGCAGTGGAGTAacattaaacttttttattaatgGATTATTTTTTGGTGCCCCGACAGTTTCTGTTCCGCAAATACGTAAACAAGCAAATTCAACAGAAGCTATAAGCATGGAACAAGCGTCTTGGTGGT tgTCAATGTCCAGCTACGGATCTCTTCCATGGGCTTTAATTCTTCCCATAATTGCAGAAAAATATGGAAGAAAAGTACCATACATTATTGTGTGTATAGATACATTGGTATGCGTTTCATTATTCTATTTTAGTACAAGTGTTACTGAACTTTTAATATGTGGGTTTTTACAAGGAATGTTGAATGCAGTGCAATTGACGGCTGGTATCATGGTACTTACTGAATACGTATCCCCCAAGTATAGAGGTATATTTCTCACTTTTAAAGGTGCTACATTTTTTTGGGGCATATGGGTTTCAAATGCTATTGGAACATTTTACCATTGGAAAAATATTGccatattgatatttatttgctGTCTCTACAATGTGAGCTCATTATTCTGGCCAGAGTCACCTGTTTGGTTGGCCACTAAGGGACGTTTCGAAGAATGTGCAAAATGTCATCGCTGGTTAAAGGGAGATGACACAGATTCTGAAGAAGAACTTAAATATCTCATATATTCGCAAAAAGAGAATTTAAGACGTATTCAAGAACGTCAATTagataaacaaaacaataaatgctgcaacaaaataaataaattctacagCTCAGTAATAGCCAAAAGGTTTTACAAACCACTACTGTGTTCACTACTTACGATATTGCTTTATCATTTTTCAGGAAAGTTGGCTTGTACAGGATAcataatagatattattaaaaCATTTACTGTGAATGAATCGAGAGCATATGAAGGAATGCTTGTATTAGACGGTTTTACAGTGCTTGGAATGTATGTTGGCGTTTTCTTAAATACGTTTCTTAAACGACGTACATTGTTATTAGGCTCAGCATCTATAGGAGTAATGTTTCAGCTTATTCTATCgacctatttatatttagtacatTTGAATATCATATcagaaaacaaatattttactttattcatTTTGGTGGGGTTTTCACTAGCCATTAGTTGCGGTCCTATGTTATTGTGTAAGTGTTTGGCAAGCGAATTGACACCTTTAAAATgtagaagtttatttttaactttttatgcaTTACTAAATTGTTCTGTTATGGGCGTTGTGTTGAAAATGTTtccttatatttttaaacattttgacTCGCACGGAGTATTTTTATTCTACGCCTTGATTTCATCAATAGTCATTTATATTCTCTATAAGGTGTTACCCGAAACAAAGGATAAAACAATCTTAgaagtagaaaaatatttttcagatgATGAGAATGTtgttaaagaagaagaaaaattgATGAAAGCAGAAGaaacttgtttaaaataa